From Camelus ferus isolate YT-003-E chromosome 15, BCGSAC_Cfer_1.0, whole genome shotgun sequence, the proteins below share one genomic window:
- the EGR4 gene encoding early growth response protein 4 isoform X1 yields the protein MAVARGVGSPEPAPPLLYKWGGRGLGEPGCALERRGAATRGQSRRAREPRSPYPFPRGESPEPGAWASVSARRRAPRLPASLPSARPQAQRARPLEPRSRLRAMLHLSEFSGPDALLVKSTEGCCSEPSTELPRLPARDPPAAAGYPGAGDFLSWALGSCGAGGDLADSCFLEGPAPTPPPGLSYSGSFFIQAVPEHPHDPEALFNLMSGILGLAPFPGAEAAASRSPLDASFPAGPDALLPGLPDLFSPDLGAAAFPEAFWEASPSAGVPSQCLYEPHLSPPDVKPGLRAPPASPALDAASAFKGPYAPWELLSAGAPGSCGPQGGYQAAPEARFPQIGTKIEDLLSISCPAELTAGPASRLYTPGAYDAFPLAPGDLGEGTEGLPGLLTPPSGEGGSSGEGGEFLDGTQPQLSPLGLRSSAADFPKPLVADIPGSSDVPEPPAPPPPAQLPPAKARRKGRRGGKCSARCFCPRPHAKAFACPVESCVRSFARSDELNRHLRIHTGHKPFQCRICLRNFSRSDHLTTHVRTHTGEKPFACDVCGRRFARSDEKKRHSKVHLKQKARAEERLKGLGFYSLGLSFAAL from the exons ATGGCAGTAGCCCGGGGAGTCGGAAGCCCTGAGCCAGCGCCACCGCTGCTATATAAGTGGGGGGGCCGCGGGTTGGGGGAGCCCGGCTGCGCTTTGGAGAGGCGAGGAGCCGCCACCCGAGGCCAGTCCCGGCGAGCGAGGGAGCCTCGCTCCCCCTACCCCTTTCCCAGAGGTGAGAGCCCggagccaggagcctgggcaTCTGTGTCTGCGAGGCGCCGGGCGCCCCGACTGCCGGCCTCCCTGCCATCCGCGCGCCCCCAAGCCCAGCGGGCGAGGCCCCTGGAGCCCCGCAGCCGCCTCCGAGCCATGCTCCACCTTAGCGAGTTTTCCGGCCCCGACGCGCTCCTGGTGAAGTCCACCGAGGGCTGTTGCTCCGAACCCAGCACCGAACTGCCCCGGCTGCCCGCCAGGGACCCACCCGCAGCCGCTGGCTATCCCGGAG cAGGTGACTTCTTGAGCTGGGCCTTGGGCAGCTGCGGCGCCGGGGGGGACTTAGCCGACTCCTGCTTCCTGGAAGGCCCTGCGCCCACGCCCCCTCCTGGCCTCAGCTACAGTGGTAGCTTCTTCATCCAGGCAGTACCCGAACACCCGCACGACCCGGAGGCACTCTTCAACCTCATGTCGGGCATCCTAGGCCTGGCACCTTTCCCGGGTGCTGAGGCGGCAGCATCCCGTTCTCCGCTGGACGCCTCTTTTCCCGCAGGCCCCGACGCCTTGCTGCCGGGTCTGCCGGACCTCTTCTCCCCGGATCTGGGCGCTGCAGCCTTCCCAGAGGCGTTTTGGGAGGCCTCGCCCTCGGCAGGCGTCCCCTCACAGTGCCTGTACGAGCCTCATCTCTCCCCACCCGACGTCAAGCCAGGCCTCCGGGCTCCTCCGGCTTCTCCAGCGCTGGACGCTGCCTCTGCCTTCAAAGGTCCCTATGCTCCATGGGAGCTGCTCTCAGCAGGGGCTCCAGGGAGCTGTGGGCCACAGGGAGGCTACCAGGCCGCCCCGGAGGCCCGTTTCCCCCAGATAGGGACCAAGATTGAAGACCTGCTGTCCATTAGCTGCCCCGCGGAGCTGACGGCTGGCCCTGCCAGCAGACTGTACACCCCGGGGGCCTACGACGCTTTCCCGCTGGCTCCGGGTGACTTAGGGGAGGGGACCGAGGgcctcccagggctcctgacCCCTcctagtggggagggagggagtagcGGCGAAGGCGGAGAGTTTCTAGATGGTACGCAGCCTCAGCTTTCCCCGCTGGGCCTCCGCAGCTCCGCGGCGGACTTCCCGAAACCTCTGGTGGCGGACATCCCCGGGAGCAGTGACGTACCTGAACCTCCTGCACCGCCGCCGCCGGCCCAATTACCCCCAGCTAAGGCGCGGCGCAAGGGGCGCCGGGGCGGCAAGTGCAGCGCACGCTGCTTCTGCCCTCGGCCACATGCCAAGGCCTTTGCTTGCCCGGTGGAGAGCTGTGTACGCAGCTTTGCGCGCTCCGACGAGCTCAACCGCCACCTGCGCATCCACACGGGCCACAAGCCCTTCCAGTGCCGCATCTGCCTCCGCAACTTCAGCCGCAGCGACCACCTTACCACACACGTGCGCACCCACACGGGCGAGAAGCCCTTTGCCTGCGACGTGTGCGGCCGCCGCTTCGCGCGCAGCGATGAAAAGAAACGGCACAGCAAGGTGCACCTCAAGCAGAAGGCGCGCGCCGAGGAGCGGCTCAAGGGCCTTGGCTTTTACTCGTTGGGCCTCTCCTTCGCTGCCCTGTGA
- the EGR4 gene encoding early growth response protein 4 isoform X2, which yields MAVARGVGSPEPAPPLLYKWGGRGLGEPGCALERRGAATRGQSRRAREPRSPYPFPRGESPEPGAWASVSARRRAPRLPASLPSARPQAQRARPLEPRSRLRAMLHLSEFSGPDALLVKSTEGCCSEPSTELPRLPARDPPAAAGYPGGDFLSWALGSCGAGGDLADSCFLEGPAPTPPPGLSYSGSFFIQAVPEHPHDPEALFNLMSGILGLAPFPGAEAAASRSPLDASFPAGPDALLPGLPDLFSPDLGAAAFPEAFWEASPSAGVPSQCLYEPHLSPPDVKPGLRAPPASPALDAASAFKGPYAPWELLSAGAPGSCGPQGGYQAAPEARFPQIGTKIEDLLSISCPAELTAGPASRLYTPGAYDAFPLAPGDLGEGTEGLPGLLTPPSGEGGSSGEGGEFLDGTQPQLSPLGLRSSAADFPKPLVADIPGSSDVPEPPAPPPPAQLPPAKARRKGRRGGKCSARCFCPRPHAKAFACPVESCVRSFARSDELNRHLRIHTGHKPFQCRICLRNFSRSDHLTTHVRTHTGEKPFACDVCGRRFARSDEKKRHSKVHLKQKARAEERLKGLGFYSLGLSFAAL from the exons ATGGCAGTAGCCCGGGGAGTCGGAAGCCCTGAGCCAGCGCCACCGCTGCTATATAAGTGGGGGGGCCGCGGGTTGGGGGAGCCCGGCTGCGCTTTGGAGAGGCGAGGAGCCGCCACCCGAGGCCAGTCCCGGCGAGCGAGGGAGCCTCGCTCCCCCTACCCCTTTCCCAGAGGTGAGAGCCCggagccaggagcctgggcaTCTGTGTCTGCGAGGCGCCGGGCGCCCCGACTGCCGGCCTCCCTGCCATCCGCGCGCCCCCAAGCCCAGCGGGCGAGGCCCCTGGAGCCCCGCAGCCGCCTCCGAGCCATGCTCCACCTTAGCGAGTTTTCCGGCCCCGACGCGCTCCTGGTGAAGTCCACCGAGGGCTGTTGCTCCGAACCCAGCACCGAACTGCCCCGGCTGCCCGCCAGGGACCCACCCGCAGCCGCTGGCTATCCCGGAG GTGACTTCTTGAGCTGGGCCTTGGGCAGCTGCGGCGCCGGGGGGGACTTAGCCGACTCCTGCTTCCTGGAAGGCCCTGCGCCCACGCCCCCTCCTGGCCTCAGCTACAGTGGTAGCTTCTTCATCCAGGCAGTACCCGAACACCCGCACGACCCGGAGGCACTCTTCAACCTCATGTCGGGCATCCTAGGCCTGGCACCTTTCCCGGGTGCTGAGGCGGCAGCATCCCGTTCTCCGCTGGACGCCTCTTTTCCCGCAGGCCCCGACGCCTTGCTGCCGGGTCTGCCGGACCTCTTCTCCCCGGATCTGGGCGCTGCAGCCTTCCCAGAGGCGTTTTGGGAGGCCTCGCCCTCGGCAGGCGTCCCCTCACAGTGCCTGTACGAGCCTCATCTCTCCCCACCCGACGTCAAGCCAGGCCTCCGGGCTCCTCCGGCTTCTCCAGCGCTGGACGCTGCCTCTGCCTTCAAAGGTCCCTATGCTCCATGGGAGCTGCTCTCAGCAGGGGCTCCAGGGAGCTGTGGGCCACAGGGAGGCTACCAGGCCGCCCCGGAGGCCCGTTTCCCCCAGATAGGGACCAAGATTGAAGACCTGCTGTCCATTAGCTGCCCCGCGGAGCTGACGGCTGGCCCTGCCAGCAGACTGTACACCCCGGGGGCCTACGACGCTTTCCCGCTGGCTCCGGGTGACTTAGGGGAGGGGACCGAGGgcctcccagggctcctgacCCCTcctagtggggagggagggagtagcGGCGAAGGCGGAGAGTTTCTAGATGGTACGCAGCCTCAGCTTTCCCCGCTGGGCCTCCGCAGCTCCGCGGCGGACTTCCCGAAACCTCTGGTGGCGGACATCCCCGGGAGCAGTGACGTACCTGAACCTCCTGCACCGCCGCCGCCGGCCCAATTACCCCCAGCTAAGGCGCGGCGCAAGGGGCGCCGGGGCGGCAAGTGCAGCGCACGCTGCTTCTGCCCTCGGCCACATGCCAAGGCCTTTGCTTGCCCGGTGGAGAGCTGTGTACGCAGCTTTGCGCGCTCCGACGAGCTCAACCGCCACCTGCGCATCCACACGGGCCACAAGCCCTTCCAGTGCCGCATCTGCCTCCGCAACTTCAGCCGCAGCGACCACCTTACCACACACGTGCGCACCCACACGGGCGAGAAGCCCTTTGCCTGCGACGTGTGCGGCCGCCGCTTCGCGCGCAGCGATGAAAAGAAACGGCACAGCAAGGTGCACCTCAAGCAGAAGGCGCGCGCCGAGGAGCGGCTCAAGGGCCTTGGCTTTTACTCGTTGGGCCTCTCCTTCGCTGCCCTGTGA